TCAGGTGCAGCAGGCGGCCTGGGATGCGTTGCAGGACGGCTGTGACGGCCCCTGCAAGGGCTCTGTGGTGGCCCTGGAGCCCTCTACCGGCAAGATCCTGGCCATGGTGTCGTCACCGTCGTACGACCCCAACCAGTTGGCCACGCACGATATGAACGCCCAGGGCCAGGCCTGGCAGCAGCTGCGCGACGACGCACAGTCGCCGTTGCTCAACCGCGCCATCTCCGAGACCTACCCGCCGGGGTCGACGTTCAAGGTGATCACCACCGCAGCGGCCCTGCAGGCCGGCAGCACCCCCGACACCCAGCTGACCGCGGCGCCGCGGATCCCGCTGCCCGACAGCACCGCGACGCTGGAGAACTTCGGCGGGGCATCCTGTGGGCCCGGGCCCACCGCCTCCCTGCGCGACGCGTTCGCCAAATCGTGCAACACCGCGTTCGTCGAGCTCGGGCTCAAGACGGGGGCCGACAAGCTCAAGGCCACCGCACAAGCCTTCGGCCTCGACGCTGCGCCGCCGGCCATCCCGCTGCAGGTCGCCGAATCCACCACCGGCCCCATCGCCGACGGCGCGGCGCTGGGCATGTCGAGCATCGGACAGCGCGATGTCGCCTTGACGCCGCTGCAGAACGCACAGGTGGCTGCGACCATCGCTAATGACGGCATCGCCATGCGCCCGTATCTTGTGGATAGCCTAAAAGGACCCGACCTGACCACGATCGCCACCACCGCGCCCGCCCAAGAGCGCCGGGCGGTGTCACCCCAGGTCGCAGCTACACTTACGGACTTGATGGTCGCCGCCGAGCAGGTGACTCAGCAGAAGGGAGCCATCGCCGGCGTGCAGATCGCTTCTAAGACCGGTACGGCAGAGCACGGGACGGATCCCCGTAACACTCCGCCGCATGCCTGGTACATCGCATTCGCACCGGCCTCCGACCCCAAGGTCGCGGTCTCGGTGTTGATCGAGGACGGCGGGGACCGGTTGTCGGCCACCGGCGGCGCACTCGCCGCCCCGATCGGACGCGCCACCATCGCGGCGGCGCTACGGGAGGATTCATGAGTCCCCGGGTTGGAGTCACGCTGTCCGGGCGGTACCGGCTGCAGCGACTGATCGCCACGGGCGGCATGGGTCAGGTCTGGGAGGCCGTCGACTCACGGCTCGGCCGGCGTGTCGCGGTCAAGGTACTCAAGGCCGAGTTCTCCGAGGATGCGGAGTTCGTCGAGCGGTTCCGGGCCGAGGCCCGCACCGTCGCGATGCTCAACCACCCGGGCATCGCCAGCGTGTACGACTATGGCGAGACCGAGCTGGACGGTGAGGGCCGCACGGCGTATCTGGTGATGGAGTTGATCAACGGCGAGCCGTTGAACTCTGTGCTCAAGCGCACCGGCCGGTTGTCGCTGCGCCACGCCCTGGACATGCTCGAGCAGACCGGGCGGGCCCTGCAGGTGGCCCACACCGCCGGTCTGGTCCACCGCGACGTCAAGCCCGGCAACATCCTGATCACGCCCACGGGCCAGGTGAAGCTGACCGACTTCGGTATCGCCAAGGCCGTCGACGCCGCCCCGGTCACCCAGACCGGCATGGTGATGGGCACCGCCCAGTACATCGCACCCGAGCAGGCCCTTGGTCATGACGCCACCGCCGCCAGCGACGTGTACTCGCTGGGAGTCGTTGGGTACGAGTCTGTTTCGGGCAAGCGTCCGTTCACCGGCGAGGGTGCGCTGACGGTGGCGATGAAGCACATCAAGGAGACGCCGCCGCCGCTGCCCGCGGATCTGCCGCCCAATGTCCGCGAGCTGATCGAGATCACCCTGGTGAAGAACCCGGGGATGCGCTACAAGTCCGGCGGCCCGTTCGCCGACGCGGTGGCCGCGGTGCGCTCCGGCCGTCGTCCCCCGCGTCCCAACCAGGCTCCGACACTGGGCCGGGCCGCTCCGGCCGCGGTGCCGTCGGCCGCACAGGCCCGCGCCGCGGCGGATCTGTCCGGCCGCACACCGGTGACCGCCACCCGGGCCCGGCCGGTCACGGCCGCCCACCGGCCCGCGCAGCCCGCGCGGCGCACGTTCTCGTCGGGCCAGCGAGCCCTGCTGTGGGCCGCCGGCGTGCTCGGTGCGCTGGCGATCGTGATCGCCATCCTGATCGTTCTCAACGCGCAGGATCGCAAGGACCAGCAGCAGTCACCACCGCCCACCGTCACCGATACGGTGACCGAGACGACGCCCTACCAGACCCCGGCAGCGTTGCCGGACCTGGCATTCCACGTGATCGTGCCGGCAGACACCGGGGCTGACGCCCAGGCTGTCCCCAAGGCACCGGAACAGATACTGCGATGACGACGCCTCAGCATCTCTCTGACCGATATGAACTCGGTGAAATTCTCGGCTTCGGTGGCATGTCCGAAGTCCACATCGCACGCGACACCCGGCTGCACCGTGATGTCGCGGTCAAGGTCCTGCGCGCCGACCTGGCCCGCGACCCCAGCTTCTACCTGCGCTTCCGCCGCGAGGCGCAGAACGCGGCCGCGCTGAACCACCCTGCCATCGTGGCGGTGTATGACACCGGCGAGGCCGAGACACCCAACGGTCCGCTGCCCTACATCG
This genomic window from Mycolicibacterium neworleansense contains:
- a CDS encoding protein kinase domain-containing protein; its protein translation is MSPRVGVTLSGRYRLQRLIATGGMGQVWEAVDSRLGRRVAVKVLKAEFSEDAEFVERFRAEARTVAMLNHPGIASVYDYGETELDGEGRTAYLVMELINGEPLNSVLKRTGRLSLRHALDMLEQTGRALQVAHTAGLVHRDVKPGNILITPTGQVKLTDFGIAKAVDAAPVTQTGMVMGTAQYIAPEQALGHDATAASDVYSLGVVGYESVSGKRPFTGEGALTVAMKHIKETPPPLPADLPPNVRELIEITLVKNPGMRYKSGGPFADAVAAVRSGRRPPRPNQAPTLGRAAPAAVPSAAQARAAADLSGRTPVTATRARPVTAAHRPAQPARRTFSSGQRALLWAAGVLGALAIVIAILIVLNAQDRKDQQQSPPPTVTDTVTETTPYQTPAALPDLAFHVIVPADTGADAQAVPKAPEQILR
- the pbpA gene encoding D,D-transpeptidase PbpA, with translation MNTSLRRVAVTIMVLIVLLLANATITQVFTADGLRADPRNQRVLLDEYSRQRGQITAGGQLLAYSVATDGRFRFLRTYPNPEVYAPITGFYSLGYSSTGLERAEDSILNGSDERLFGRRLADFFTGRDPRGGNVDTTIKPQVQQAAWDALQDGCDGPCKGSVVALEPSTGKILAMVSSPSYDPNQLATHDMNAQGQAWQQLRDDAQSPLLNRAISETYPPGSTFKVITTAAALQAGSTPDTQLTAAPRIPLPDSTATLENFGGASCGPGPTASLRDAFAKSCNTAFVELGLKTGADKLKATAQAFGLDAAPPAIPLQVAESTTGPIADGAALGMSSIGQRDVALTPLQNAQVAATIANDGIAMRPYLVDSLKGPDLTTIATTAPAQERRAVSPQVAATLTDLMVAAEQVTQQKGAIAGVQIASKTGTAEHGTDPRNTPPHAWYIAFAPASDPKVAVSVLIEDGGDRLSATGGALAAPIGRATIAAALREDS